A single genomic interval of Aureibacillus halotolerans harbors:
- a CDS encoding MarR family winged helix-turn-helix transcriptional regulator, with translation MDSKERALKLLIVLSRANRSVHDTLQDNISIHGLNLSEFAVLELLYHRGTQTIHSIGEKILVPVGSTTYIVNQLAKKGFVNRRQNPEDKRIFFADISGRGKVFMEELFPQHAVEVEKLFNVLNEEEQETLIETLKKIGFSADATNH, from the coding sequence GCTTTAAAGCTATTAATTGTACTGTCGAGGGCCAATCGATCGGTCCACGACACATTACAGGACAATATCTCGATTCATGGACTTAATCTAAGTGAATTTGCTGTCCTTGAACTGTTGTATCATCGAGGCACTCAAACGATTCATTCCATTGGAGAAAAAATTCTCGTACCAGTAGGGAGCACCACTTATATCGTGAATCAACTGGCGAAAAAAGGTTTTGTAAATCGCAGGCAAAACCCGGAAGATAAACGTATTTTTTTTGCTGACATCTCTGGACGAGGCAAAGTGTTTATGGAGGAACTTTTTCCTCAGCATGCAGTGGAGGTTGAAAAGCTTTTCAATGTGCTTAATGAGGAAGAACAAGAAACGTTAATTGAGACTTTGAAGAAGATTGGTTTTTCCGCAGACGCGACCAATCATTGA
- a CDS encoding NAD(P)/FAD-dependent oxidoreductase translates to MTNANFTASTGKTDRAIVIGGGIAGLLAAKVLSEYYNEVLIVDRDAFPDKPENRPGTPQAYHNHRLSPRGSLIFSRYFPGFIDDLLTNGAPSAQGESNLMIHQDGSKVLVGQGKEAKFSRALLEWVIRKQVQVIPHIQFLEKKDVLSLQTSPDRTAVTGVLIQERGATDRLKHTLTADLVVDTSGRFSKTVRWLTEVGYDVPKPELLKVALGYSTRQYKVPSGQKLPWDVIRLEGVPSTGAYSGVFSTIENNIAEMLLWNVGGRYPSTDIDQFEREIAHLDNPVFVETLKELEPISTPRGYRMPELVRQHFDKMERWPSGFLVMGDAFCYFDPIYGQGMTVAAIEAEVLDACLRDQVERPKSGFELSVLKKMQNAIEPAWWLNCVADLRCPGVEHAGSVPLKGVEFAQRCLGFILKQAMAQPNDDLYGLYWLVNSVFVHPRELFNPQMLTALANSSPEGQQLVVELTKGFNVSLEERFAQEIPSFENASFASIDQLMMPQE, encoded by the coding sequence ATGACAAATGCTAACTTCACGGCATCAACAGGTAAAACAGATCGTGCCATTGTTATTGGAGGAGGAATTGCCGGGTTATTGGCAGCCAAAGTGCTGTCCGAGTATTATAATGAAGTGTTGATCGTAGACAGAGATGCTTTTCCTGATAAGCCAGAAAACCGCCCCGGCACTCCTCAAGCTTATCATAACCACCGATTGAGCCCGCGCGGCAGTCTGATTTTTAGCCGATACTTTCCTGGCTTTATTGATGATTTGCTGACGAATGGTGCCCCTTCCGCTCAGGGTGAATCAAACTTGATGATCCATCAAGATGGGAGCAAGGTTTTAGTCGGTCAAGGGAAAGAAGCGAAATTTAGCAGGGCGCTGCTTGAATGGGTTATTCGCAAACAAGTTCAAGTCATTCCCCATATCCAGTTTCTTGAAAAGAAAGATGTACTCAGTCTACAGACGTCACCGGATCGGACTGCGGTTACCGGTGTTCTAATTCAAGAACGCGGTGCAACCGACCGGCTGAAACACACACTAACAGCAGACCTGGTCGTTGATACGAGCGGGCGTTTCTCCAAGACCGTCCGATGGCTTACGGAAGTTGGTTATGATGTACCTAAGCCAGAATTATTGAAAGTAGCTCTTGGTTACAGTACTCGCCAATACAAGGTCCCTTCCGGCCAAAAGCTCCCATGGGATGTCATCCGTTTGGAAGGCGTTCCCTCCACAGGAGCTTATTCAGGAGTATTTTCTACTATTGAAAACAACATAGCAGAAATGCTACTCTGGAATGTAGGAGGTCGTTACCCTTCGACCGATATCGATCAGTTTGAACGAGAGATTGCCCACTTGGACAACCCGGTGTTTGTGGAGACGCTGAAAGAACTTGAACCGATTTCCACTCCACGAGGTTACCGTATGCCCGAATTGGTTCGTCAGCACTTTGACAAGATGGAACGCTGGCCATCCGGCTTTCTGGTGATGGGAGATGCTTTCTGTTATTTTGATCCAATCTATGGCCAAGGAATGACAGTTGCAGCTATAGAGGCTGAAGTTCTAGACGCATGCCTTAGAGATCAGGTCGAGCGCCCCAAGTCCGGTTTCGAGCTTTCCGTGCTCAAGAAAATGCAGAATGCGATTGAACCTGCTTGGTGGTTGAATTGTGTGGCTGATTTGCGCTGTCCAGGAGTAGAACATGCCGGCTCTGTGCCTCTTAAAGGAGTGGAGTTTGCACAGCGTTGCTTGGGCTTCATCCTTAAACAGGCTATGGCACAACCCAATGACGATTTATATGGTTTATATTGGCTTGTAAATTCTGTATTTGTGCACCCGCGTGAGCTATTCAATCCGCAAATGCTAACTGCCCTTGCAAACAGTTCACCCGAGGGACAGCAACTAGTGGTTGAACTCACTAAAGGGTTCAACGTGTCTCTTGAAGAACGGTTTGCACAAGAAATTCCTTCTTTTGAAAATGCGTCCTTTGCTTCAATAGACCAGCTCATGATGCCGCAGGAATAA
- a CDS encoding TetR/AcrR family transcriptional regulator, whose protein sequence is MAPLSEEQLIQKREIRREQIIEAAFKVFAHRGLNRAKMTMIAEEAGLSAGQLYRFFESKEELFSTLIHRAMKESINGIESIYELPGTPYEKLKMFTQSVFEDESSRYPFMLIQQAHTADEMPHEVKQIIKQFSMKNYFEILLPLFKEGQKMKEFVEGDLEELISSYLIMFSALATFNMPVDEHFELPKAEIFLRVITGPKA, encoded by the coding sequence ATGGCACCATTATCCGAAGAACAACTGATCCAAAAACGAGAGATTCGCAGAGAACAAATTATTGAAGCCGCCTTTAAAGTGTTTGCACACCGAGGATTGAACCGTGCGAAAATGACCATGATTGCGGAAGAAGCCGGTCTCAGTGCTGGTCAACTATATCGTTTTTTCGAATCCAAAGAAGAGCTATTTAGTACGCTTATCCATCGGGCCATGAAAGAATCTATCAATGGCATTGAATCGATTTATGAGCTTCCAGGCACACCGTACGAAAAGTTGAAAATGTTTACACAAAGTGTGTTCGAGGATGAAAGTTCCCGATACCCCTTTATGCTTATTCAGCAGGCTCATACAGCTGATGAGATGCCACACGAGGTCAAGCAAATCATAAAACAGTTCTCGATGAAAAATTACTTTGAGATTTTATTGCCTTTGTTCAAAGAAGGTCAGAAGATGAAAGAATTTGTGGAAGGTGATCTTGAGGAACTGATTTCCTCTTACCTGATCATGTTTTCCGCACTGGCTACGTTCAACATGCCTGTCGATGAGCACTTCGAATTACCTAAGGCAGAAATATTCTTACGGGTTATAACCGGTCCAAAAGCGTAA